The Takifugu rubripes chromosome 7, fTakRub1.2, whole genome shotgun sequence genome has a segment encoding these proteins:
- the tmem158 gene encoding transmembrane protein 158, translated as MLNDSLSLLVALTAVAGLLLRCQGWSDEDLLLPPINSSSRFLANLGVDVRFSKRSVEESEASPDASPQQTVSQCNVSVQRLLPTSLVARWDSSFGFQCDVLIYTTNNHGRAFFSASFNRAISPVVIEHLGVTGGQQELRLCVGCGMSRYRRFSQGRSRGQNSGDQIAFCCVDFSLDELKGDKSWRLNRKPIESTLVACFMTLVIIVWSVAALIWPVPIIAGFLPNGMEQRRPR; from the coding sequence ATGCTGAAcgactctctgtctctcctggTGGCGCTGACCGCGGTGGCCGGACTTTTGCTGCGATGCCAAGGCTGGAGCGACgaggacctgctgctgccgcccaTCAACTCCTCCAGCAGGTTCTTGGCCAACCTGGGGGTCGACGTGCGCTTCTCCAAGAGGTCCGTGGAGGAGAGCGAAGCCTCGCCCGACGCGTCCCCCCAACAGACTGTGTCCCAGTGCAACGTCAGCGTCCAGAGGCTGCTGCCCACTTCTCTGGTGGCGCGCTGGGACAGCAGCTTCGGTTTCCAGTGTGATGTCCTCATCtacaccaccaacaaccacggGAGGGCTTTTTTCTCCGCGTCCTTCAACAGGGCCATCTCGCCCGTCGTTATCGAGCACCTCGGGGTCACCGGGGGTCAGCAGGAGTTGAGACTGTGCGTGGGATGCGGGATGTCCCGCTACCGCAGGTTCAGCCAGGGCAGGTCGAGGGGCCAGAATAGCGGTGATCAGATCGCCTTCTGCTGCGTGGATTTCAGCCTAGACGAGCTGAAGGGGGACAAAAGTTGGAGGCTGAACCGAAAACCCATCGAGTCAACACTTGTGGCTTGTTTCATGACTTTGGTCATCATCGTGTGGAGCGTTGCTGCCCTCATATGGCCGGTTCCGATCATTGCTGGTTTCCTCCCAAACGGGATGGAGCAGCGGAGACCGAGATAA
- the LOC101065353 gene encoding axonemal dynein light intermediate polypeptide 1-like: MKSTKSNKDRVSPSPPSEKEMAVHKRGSNQEILNIIFPPKQWSDGKGTWMQRASSAPSTRADVIQLQQLLNTELQIRHARHTGICPIRSELYSQCFDEIIRQMTVNCGERGLLLSRVRDESQMTIAAYRTVYESSIAFGIRKALQGDKCKAEMKKRISDLEKENEELEEQVTEQTAQNIEIETREIERQQQVEKTNIEETEALKTTKQELMEQLVKMVTPKK, translated from the exons ATGAAAAGCACAAAATCCAACAAG GATAGGGTTTCCCCTTCTCCACCATCCGAAAAAGAGATGGCTGTCCACAAAAGGGGCAGTAATCAAGAGATTCTGAACATCATCTTTCCACCCAA GCAATGGTCAGATGGAAAAGGCACGTGGATGCAGCGCGCGTCCAGTGCACCTTCTACCAGAGCCGATGTCATTCAGCTACAACAATTGCTGAACACAGAGTTACAGATCAGACATGCCAGACACACAGGAATCTGCCCCATACGTAGCGAGCTTTATTCCCAGTGCTTCG ATGAGATAATCAGACAGATGACCGTTAACTGTGGCGAGAGGGGTCTGCTTCTCTCCCGCGTCAGAGATGAGAGTCAGATGACTATCGCTGCCTACAGGACTGTCTATGAAAGCAGCATAGCCTTTGGCATAAGGAAAGCACTGCAGGGAGACAAGTGCAAGGCTGAAATGAAGAAAAGA ATTTCTGATCTGGAGAAGGAGAATGAGGAACTCGAGGAGCAAGTGACGGAACAAACAGCCCAAAATATTGAAATTGAAACGAGAGAGATTGAGAGACAACAACAGGTGGAAAAGACGAACATTGAAGAGACTGAGGCCCTGAAGACGACCAAACAGGAACTCATG GAGCAACTGGTAAAAATGGTTACACCAAAGAAGTAA
- the cdcp1a gene encoding CUB domain-containing protein 1a codes for MFSLTASHLVLLLTIILTAVSGVQALTLAPERGSTIRIRSRQVNGCKVCTGSGRTKLCNTYLEVNASLTVAFDCSRPEDVFNVEIVRNIECTTKSCNSHIVLADSGPLALARFNRRFSWNLKSAKAFEIDFSDGGLRQIKVTDRCPDGHSYTLQAFQATGGVVIGKYCRVGRIANVQILNQGDFSVDIPAGEKLQRAQFDVHLGDEIKSLARITLMLPKGTSSLELLSPNYPESFPDDDVMEWYFEVPNKHKVAVRLERLTEPVCLKKNTAVEYHNRARGAVVVGLAAPQPEQRQGNFTLTLRNCEMDRRRSGSSGLAVRLLVSSSSESFPVSCNVDVGELGVDSLRVKKMRPTSQCEMKVNSVLKEEVTLTSKADVSFQDCLPEDVQITAETTIVCRHLKDCPKTASRLVIPLLPACFPAPLSNMTWTVSPPRQATVELTSPQGYMRQSFPDQPCNDSVVINLEEDLGTIGQFCPQGAIQKIQIHHCNVTVTVSHTGGKNLSEHVMSALIKEEISERYIVTVSPKRNTPVFLATPGWPSGMQDDSTISWIVSVPEKMEAHLMFFNLSQPKCHTRHTNIKVLQIGHREEVYSRREDEEAESEITVPGSFYLNMSNCRPERGHFSVITKITLQNSINRLLSIVLSVVAVLLVIFIIVLIVVCVVIRKKKKKLSHQVSIYNPNGTSFLPGHNGFPETREDDDHVYTSIEDTLVYTHLLRQGKEIDIYGETDTYRPFTGRTEACKPPPAPSGNDQGLVDNVIYQTDGQSEVEHSPNLGPRLEPEGGN; via the exons ATGTTCTCATTAACAGCCAGCCATCTGGTTTTACTGCTAACAATCATTCTCACTGCTGTTTCAG GTGTCCAAGCGCTGACCCTTGCCCCCGAGAGGGGCAGCACGATCAGGATCAGGAGTCGTCAGGTCAACGGTTGTAAAGTGTGCACCGGCTCTGGACGCACAAAACTGTGCAATACTTACTTAGAGGTGAACGCTTCTCTGACGGTGGCGTTTGACTGCAGCAGACCCGAGGACGTGTTCAACGTGGAAATTGTGCGAAACATAG AATGTACTACAAAGTCGTGCAACAGCCACATCGTCCTGGCCGACTCCGGCCCGCTGGCCTTGGCGCGTTTCAACCGCAGGTTCTCGTGGAACCTGAAGTCAGCAAAGGCCTTTGAAATAGACTTCTCTGATGGGGGTCTGAGACAAATCAAAGTGACAGACAGATGTCCAGATGGACATAGCTACACCCTGCAGGCCTTTCAGGCTACAGGTGGCGTGGTCATCGGTAAATACTGCAGAGTGGGCCGGATCGCTAACGTCCAGATCCTGAATCAAGGAGACTTTTCTGTGGACATTCCAGcaggagagaagctgcagagggcTCAGTTTGATGTGCACCTGGGTGATGAAATCAAAT CTCTTGCTAGAATTACCCTGATGCTGCCAAAAGGGACATCgtccctggagctgctgtctccGAACTACCCGGAAAGTTTCCCTGACGATGACGTGATGGAGTGGTACTTTGAGGTCCCGAATAAACACAAGGTGGCGGTTCGGTTGGAGAGGCTGACAGAGCCGGTCTGTCTGAAGAAGAACACTGCGGTGGAGTACCACAACAGGGCCAGGGGCGCAGTGGTGGTGGGACTGGCAGCCCCTCAGCCGGAACAGAGACAGGGGAActtcaccctgaccctgaggaACTGTGAGATGGACAGAAGAAGATCTGGATCTTCTGGACTCGCCGTAAGGCTCCTGGTGTCTTCTTCAAGTGAGAGTTTCCCAG TGTCTTGTAATGTGGACGTGGGCGAACTGGGGGTGGATTCTCTTCGTGTTAAGAAGATGAGGCCGACGTCTCAGTGTGAGATGAAGGTGAACTCTGTTCTAAAGGAGGAGGTCACCCTCACGTCGAAGGCTGACGTGTCTTTTCAAGACTGCCTCCCTGAAGATGTGCAAATCACTGCTGAGACAACCATAG TGTGTCGTCACCTCAAAGACTGTCCAAAGACTGCGTCCCGCCTGGTGATTCCTCTGCTCCCAGCCTGCTTCCCTGCCCCTCTGAGCAACATGACTTGGACTGTCAGTCCTCCCCGCCAGGCCACAGTGGAGCTGACCAGTCCTCAGGGATACATGAGGCAGTCCTTCCCTGATCAGCCGTGCAACGACAGCGTTGTTATTAACCTAGAGGAAGACCTTGGCACCATTGGACAGTTCTGCCCCCAGGGAGCCATCCAGAAGATCCAAATCCACCACTGTAACGTGACCGTCACTGTGTCCCACACGGGGGGTAAAAACCTCTCCGAACACGTGATGAGCGCGTTGATAAAGGAGGAGATATCTG AAAGATACATCGTCACCGTATCTCCAAAGAGGAACACGCCCGTCTTTTTGGCTACTCCCGGCTGGCCGTCGGGAATGCAGGATGACTCCACCATCTCCTGGATCGTCTCTGTTCCGGAGAAAATGGAGGCCCACCTCATGTTCTTTAACCTCAGCCAGCCCAAATGCCACACGCGGCACACCAACATCAAGGTCCTGCAAATCGGCCACCGAGAGGAGGTCTACAGCCGGCGGGAGGACGAGGAGGCCGAGAGCGAGATCACCGTGCCCGGCAGCTTTTACCTCAACATGTCCAACTGCAGGCCCGAAAGAGGTCACTTTAGCGTCATCACCAAGATCACCCTGCAGAACAGCATCA ACCGTCTCCTGAGCATCGTCCTGAGCGTGGTGGCCGTCCTGTTGGTCATTTTTATCATCGTGCTGATTGTGGTTTGCGTGGTAATTAG gaagaaaaagaagaaactgagTCATCAAGTGTCCATCTACAATCCAAACGGCACCAGCTTCCTGCCGGGACACAATGGCTTCCCAGAAACGCGTGAAGACGACGATCACGTGTACACCTCCATCGAGGACACGCTGGTCTACACCCACCTGCTGAGACAGGGGAAGGAGATCGACATCTATGGAGAGACTGACACTTACCGGCCCTTTACAGGGCGCACGGAGGCGTGTAAGCCGCCTCCGGCCCCCAGCGGCAATGACCAGGGCTTGGTGGACAATGTGATTTACCAGACGGACGGCCAGAGTGAAGTGGAACACTCCCCAAATCTGGGTCCACGGTTGGAGCCGGAGGGAGGGAACTGA
- the LOC101065584 gene encoding axonemal dynein light intermediate polypeptide 1-like isoform X2: protein MERTRKYEWRPEGGACTGSDQKPEVCSQTLLKKSTKVRFPPSPPRSDESVHRESNNWLILDTIFPPKQWSDGEGTWIQRVSSDPSTRADVIQLEQSLNRELQRRHARQNGMCPIRSELYSQCFDELIRQMTVNCGERGLLLSRVRVGIRKALLAEKAKADKEKRIADLVKENEELKKQVTEQRAKNDIIEIQEIDRQQQEKKRQKDELEALKRIKQLLMDQVLKVLTPKM, encoded by the exons ATGGAAAGAACTAGAAAATATGAG TGGCGACCTGAGGGAGGAGCATGCACAGGAAGCGACCAGAAGCCAGAGGTCTGCAGCCAGACTCTCCTGAAAAAATCaacaaag GTGAGgtttcccccttctcctccacgCTCAGATGAGTCTGTCCACAGAGAGAGCAACAACTGGCTGATCCTGGACACCATATTTCCACCCAA GCAATGGTCAGATGGAGAAGGCACGTGGATACAGCGAGTGTCCAGTGACCCTTCTACAAGAGCCGATGTTATTCAGCTCGAACAATCTCTGAACAGAGAATTACAGCGAAGACATGCAAGACAGAATGGAATGTGCCCCATACGTAGCGAGCTTTATTCCCAGTGCTTCG ATGAACTGATCAGACAGATGACCGTCAACTGTGGTGAGAGGGGTCTGCTTCTCTCCCGTGTCAGAG TTGGCATCAGGAAGGCACTGCTGGCAGAGAAGGCCAAGGCTGACAAGGAGAAAAGA ATTGCTGATCTGGTGAAGGAGAAtgaagagctgaagaagcaAGTGACTGAACAGAGAGCTAAAAATGATATAATTGAAATTCAAGAGATTGACAGACAACAACAGgagaaaaagaggcaaaaagaTGAGCTAGAGGCCCTGAAGAGGATCAAACAGCTGCTCATG GACCAAGTGCTAAAAGTTTTAACACCAAAGATGTAA
- the LOC101065584 gene encoding axonemal dynein light intermediate polypeptide 1-like isoform X1, with product MERTRKYEWRPEGGACTGSDQKPEVCSQTLLKKSTKVRFPPSPPRSDESVHRESNNWLILDTIFPPKQWSDGEGTWIQRVSSDPSTRADVIQLEQSLNRELQRRHARQNGMCPIRSELYSQCFDELIRQMTVNCGERGLLLSRVRGESQLTIAAYMNLYESSISVGIRKALLAEKAKADKEKRIADLVKENEELKKQVTEQRAKNDIIEIQEIDRQQQEKKRQKDELEALKRIKQLLMDQVLKVLTPKM from the exons ATGGAAAGAACTAGAAAATATGAG TGGCGACCTGAGGGAGGAGCATGCACAGGAAGCGACCAGAAGCCAGAGGTCTGCAGCCAGACTCTCCTGAAAAAATCaacaaag GTGAGgtttcccccttctcctccacgCTCAGATGAGTCTGTCCACAGAGAGAGCAACAACTGGCTGATCCTGGACACCATATTTCCACCCAA GCAATGGTCAGATGGAGAAGGCACGTGGATACAGCGAGTGTCCAGTGACCCTTCTACAAGAGCCGATGTTATTCAGCTCGAACAATCTCTGAACAGAGAATTACAGCGAAGACATGCAAGACAGAATGGAATGTGCCCCATACGTAGCGAGCTTTATTCCCAGTGCTTCG ATGAACTGATCAGACAGATGACCGTCAACTGTGGTGAGAGGGGTCTGCTTCTCTCCCGTGTCAGAGGTGAAAGTCAATTAACTATTGCTGCCTACATGAATCTCTATGAAAGCTCCATATCTGTTGGCATCAGGAAGGCACTGCTGGCAGAGAAGGCCAAGGCTGACAAGGAGAAAAGA ATTGCTGATCTGGTGAAGGAGAAtgaagagctgaagaagcaAGTGACTGAACAGAGAGCTAAAAATGATATAATTGAAATTCAAGAGATTGACAGACAACAACAGgagaaaaagaggcaaaaagaTGAGCTAGAGGCCCTGAAGAGGATCAAACAGCTGCTCATG GACCAAGTGCTAAAAGTTTTAACACCAAAGATGTAA
- the clec3ba gene encoding tetranectin, whose translation MNGRWFRFIFCLLLLAHSSLQQTAEKKRRNGKKDSANSSAIEELRKQINDLAQELNLLKEQQALQTVCLRGTKIIGKCFLADPVKRTFHAASEDCIAKGGVLSTPTSGYENDELYDYVRQSIGPEEHIWLGINDVVTDGQWLDHSSSNVRFKNWETDITLQPDGGRSQNCAILSTTANGKWFDESCRDEKASVCEFNIV comes from the exons ATGAATGGAAGATGGTTCAGATTTATCTTTTGCCTTCTCCTACTGGCACACAGCTCGCTGCAGCAGACTGCTGAGAAGAAGAGACGGAATGGGAAGAAAG ACTCTGCCAACAGTTCTGCAATAGAGGAGCTGAGAAAACAGATTAATGACCTTGCTCAAGAGCTGAACTTACTGAAAGAGCAGCAGGCTTTACAGACAG tgTGTCTGCGAGGCACCAAGATAATCGGCAAGTGTTTCCTGGCTGATCCGGTGAAGAGGACCTTTCATGCCGCCAGTGAAGACTGCATCGCCAAAGGAGGGGTCCTCAGCACGCCGACCTCAGGATACGAGAATGACGAGCTCTACGACTACGTGCGCCAGAGCATCGGCCCAGAGGAGCACATCTGGCTGGGCATCAATGATGTGGTGACTGACGGTCAGTGGTTGGACCACTCAAGCTCCAACGTACGCTTCAAGAACTGGGAGACAGACATCACCCTGCAGCCAGACGGAGGCCGCAGCCAGAACTGCGCCATCCTCTCCACCACGGCCAACGGGAAGTGGTTCGATGAGAGCTGCCGGGATGAGAAGGCTTCCGTGTGCGAGTTCAACATCGTCTGA